One segment of Micromonospora parathelypteridis DNA contains the following:
- a CDS encoding cellulose binding domain-containing protein, which yields MIEIGAQVDLSHPPDRVWLALTDRTLLGRWFAEAETVQGVPDRLLLHTAGLPGFEADVEVEVTERQVPELLVLACDEAGRLSELTCAVTATKQGSRLDVREVTTHGAWSAEQHEPREQQLRQSLTVRLPAILDWLAFQQVDLRRGDGGMTAELPLVGARGKGPARARRRRHQLAAMLGGVVVVGGVAAWVALPVDSNRSAAPSSTPSQSPSPSGTPAAPTATQRATPSVRPSRTTASATARPSRSVAVQPSRTPTSAPPPPPPSLTARYDTDSSRLFGYTGEVVVANPAGTPVGDWAVVVTLAEGSTVDDVDGANWRQNGLAITFTGAAVPAGGSQTFRFDVRDNRPKARVPEACTVGGNPCAGL from the coding sequence GTGATCGAGATCGGCGCGCAGGTCGACCTGTCCCACCCGCCAGACCGGGTCTGGCTCGCACTGACCGATCGAACGTTGCTCGGTCGGTGGTTCGCCGAGGCCGAGACGGTCCAGGGCGTACCGGACCGACTGCTGCTGCACACGGCCGGGCTGCCCGGCTTCGAGGCCGACGTCGAGGTCGAGGTGACCGAGCGGCAGGTGCCGGAACTCCTCGTGCTGGCCTGCGACGAGGCTGGCCGGCTCAGCGAGCTCACCTGCGCGGTCACGGCCACCAAACAGGGCTCCCGGTTGGACGTACGGGAGGTCACGACCCACGGCGCGTGGTCCGCCGAGCAGCACGAACCACGCGAGCAGCAGCTCCGGCAGTCGCTGACCGTGCGACTGCCGGCCATCCTCGACTGGCTCGCCTTCCAGCAGGTCGACCTGCGACGCGGCGACGGTGGGATGACCGCCGAACTGCCGCTGGTGGGTGCGCGCGGCAAGGGTCCCGCCCGCGCCCGTCGGCGCCGCCACCAACTGGCAGCGATGCTGGGCGGGGTGGTGGTCGTCGGGGGAGTGGCGGCGTGGGTGGCGCTCCCGGTCGACTCGAACCGGAGCGCCGCGCCGTCCTCGACGCCGTCGCAGTCGCCATCGCCGTCCGGGACGCCCGCCGCGCCCACCGCCACGCAACGGGCGACGCCCTCGGTGCGCCCCTCGCGGACGACCGCGTCGGCGACCGCCCGCCCGAGCCGGAGCGTGGCGGTACAGCCGTCGCGTACCCCCACGTCGGCGCCACCGCCGCCCCCGCCGTCGTTGACCGCCCGCTACGACACCGACTCCAGCCGGTTGTTCGGCTACACCGGCGAGGTGGTGGTCGCCAACCCGGCCGGCACACCGGTGGGGGACTGGGCCGTGGTGGTCACGCTCGCCGAAGGCAGCACCGTGGACGACGTCGACGGTGCGAACTGGCGTCAGAACGGGCTGGCGATCACCTTCACCGGGGCGGCCGTACCGGCCGGAGGGTCGCAGACGTTCCGCTTCGACGTACGCGACAACCGGCCGAAGGCAAGGGTGCCGGAGGCCTGCACGGTGGGCGGTAATCCCTGCGCGGGCCTCTGA
- a CDS encoding glycosyl hydrolase family 28-related protein, translated as MFRAIMPARGRPGRPAATGAALATGLTVLLLGPTVAVAGPPASSGAAPVVTRAALDPALVAGRGADVDFVEQEAENARTTGEIIGPDRSAYTLPAEASGRRAVRLTPGEYVEFVLPSAANGITVRYSIPDAPQGGGITAPLRVTVNGKNARTMTLTSQYSWLYNQYPFSNDPQAGLLHPDWWITECQCVPSATTPYPSISTPFRPTHFYDEQRLLLGRTYRAGDKIRLTAPPGSAAAWTVIDLLDSELVAPPRIRLLAANVLAFGADPTGRRDSADALDRAIAFARRTHLKVYVPPGTYQVNRHVIVDDVTIEGAGNWYTIFKGREVALPTPAPDGSVHTGVGFYGRDAADGGSRNVHLSDFAIEGDVRERIDTDQVNAIGGAMSDSTIDGLHVRHTKAGLWFDGPMRNVRVTNNIIVDQIADALNFHTGVTDSVVAHNFVRNTGDDGLAMWSEKTANARNTFDHNTVQSPTLANGIAIYGGTDTTVSHNLIADPVREGSGIHAGARFGAEPFTGHLRITNNTTARAGTYELNWNIGLGAIWIFALDRSIDAAIEVTGDAYLDNTYNAIMLVSDWPVKDLYSISNVRFRNIRVDGTGTSVVSARSAGSASFANVDARNVGAVGVNNCGSFHFTPAGSEFTLTDLGGNDGGWLAPWLLPNTITCDDRPPVSPPPPPAQW; from the coding sequence ATGTTTCGTGCCATCATGCCGGCGCGGGGACGCCCCGGCCGGCCGGCGGCCACCGGGGCCGCGCTCGCGACCGGCCTCACCGTGCTGCTCCTCGGCCCCACCGTGGCCGTCGCCGGCCCACCCGCGTCCTCCGGCGCGGCGCCGGTCGTCACCCGGGCCGCCCTCGATCCGGCGTTGGTCGCCGGACGCGGCGCGGACGTCGACTTCGTCGAGCAGGAAGCGGAGAACGCCCGCACCACCGGCGAGATCATCGGGCCCGACCGGTCCGCCTACACGCTGCCCGCCGAGGCCTCCGGCCGCCGGGCCGTCCGGCTCACCCCCGGCGAGTACGTCGAGTTCGTCCTGCCCAGCGCGGCCAACGGGATCACCGTGCGGTACAGCATCCCGGACGCGCCACAGGGCGGTGGGATCACCGCGCCGCTACGGGTGACGGTCAACGGCAAGAACGCACGCACCATGACGCTGACGTCGCAGTACTCGTGGCTCTACAACCAGTACCCGTTCTCCAACGACCCCCAGGCCGGGCTGCTGCACCCGGACTGGTGGATCACCGAGTGCCAGTGCGTGCCGTCGGCCACCACCCCGTACCCGAGCATCAGCACGCCGTTCAGGCCCACCCACTTCTACGACGAACAGCGGCTCCTGCTCGGCCGCACCTACCGGGCCGGTGACAAGATCCGCCTCACCGCGCCGCCCGGCAGCGCCGCAGCCTGGACGGTCATCGACCTGCTCGACTCCGAGTTGGTCGCGCCGCCGCGCATTCGGCTGCTCGCGGCGAACGTGCTCGCCTTCGGCGCCGACCCCACCGGCCGGCGGGACTCCGCCGACGCCCTGGACCGGGCCATCGCCTTCGCCCGGCGCACCCACCTGAAGGTGTACGTCCCGCCGGGCACCTACCAGGTCAACCGGCACGTCATCGTCGACGACGTGACCATCGAGGGCGCCGGCAACTGGTACACCATCTTCAAGGGCCGCGAGGTCGCCCTGCCGACGCCCGCACCGGACGGCTCGGTGCACACCGGCGTCGGGTTCTACGGCCGGGACGCCGCCGACGGCGGCAGCCGCAACGTTCACCTCTCCGACTTCGCCATCGAGGGAGACGTGCGGGAGCGCATCGACACCGACCAGGTCAACGCCATCGGCGGCGCGATGAGCGACTCGACCATCGACGGGCTTCACGTGCGGCACACCAAGGCCGGCCTGTGGTTCGACGGACCGATGAGGAACGTCCGCGTCACCAACAACATCATCGTCGACCAGATCGCCGACGCGCTCAACTTCCACACCGGTGTGACCGACTCCGTCGTCGCGCACAACTTCGTCCGCAACACCGGCGACGACGGCCTGGCGATGTGGTCGGAGAAGACGGCCAACGCGCGGAACACGTTCGACCACAACACCGTGCAGTCACCGACCCTGGCCAACGGCATCGCCATCTACGGCGGCACGGACACCACCGTCTCGCACAACCTCATCGCCGATCCCGTCCGCGAGGGCAGCGGCATCCACGCCGGTGCCCGTTTCGGCGCGGAGCCGTTCACCGGGCACCTACGGATCACCAACAACACCACCGCCCGTGCGGGCACCTACGAGTTGAACTGGAACATCGGGCTGGGCGCGATCTGGATCTTCGCCCTGGACCGGAGCATCGACGCGGCCATCGAGGTGACCGGCGACGCGTACCTCGACAACACCTACAACGCGATCATGCTGGTCAGCGACTGGCCGGTGAAGGACCTCTACTCGATCTCCAACGTGCGGTTCCGAAACATCCGGGTCGACGGCACCGGCACCTCGGTGGTCAGCGCCCGCTCGGCGGGGTCCGCCTCGTTCGCCAACGTGGACGCCCGCAACGTGGGCGCGGTCGGGGTCAACAACTGCGGCTCGTTCCACTTCACCCCGGCGGGTTCGGAGTTCACCCTGACCGACCTCGGCGGTAACGACGGCGGGTGGCTCGCTCCGTGGCTGCTGCCCAACACCATCACCTGCGACGACCGGCCACCCGTGTCGCCGCCCCCGCCTCCGGCGCAGTGGTGA
- a CDS encoding Gfo/Idh/MocA family oxidoreductase produces MAEALRVGLLGYGLAGRVFHAPLIAATPGLRLDAIVTRDPQRREQAHQHHPDARLVDDADELWRTPDALDLVVVATPNRHHVPMARAALAAGLPVVVDKPLSPTAAEGRALIAEATERGVPLTVFQNRRWDGDFRTARRLVDQGELGRVLRFESRFERFRPTIKPGWRELAGPEEAGGALFDLGAHLIDQAVQLFGRVDRVYAEVDRRRAGALVDDDAFVALTHTSGVHSHLWMSAVTAQLGPRLRLLGDRAAYTSYGLDVQEAALHDGGRPDQPGWGEVPPERYGMLGVDGDLRSVPTEPGAYQSFYAQVATALREGAPMPVDPRDSVDTVELIELAHRSAVEGVVLPVPTA; encoded by the coding sequence ATGGCGGAGGCGCTGCGGGTCGGTCTGCTGGGATACGGGCTGGCGGGCCGGGTGTTCCACGCACCGCTGATCGCCGCGACCCCCGGGTTGCGGCTCGACGCCATCGTGACCCGCGATCCGCAGCGGCGCGAGCAGGCCCACCAGCACCACCCCGACGCCCGCCTGGTCGACGACGCCGACGAGCTGTGGCGTACGCCGGACGCGTTGGACCTGGTCGTGGTGGCGACGCCGAACCGGCATCACGTGCCGATGGCCAGGGCGGCGCTGGCCGCCGGGCTGCCGGTCGTCGTCGACAAGCCCCTCTCCCCGACCGCCGCGGAGGGCCGCGCGCTCATCGCCGAGGCGACCGAGCGTGGGGTGCCGCTGACGGTGTTCCAGAACCGGCGCTGGGACGGCGACTTCCGCACCGCCCGCCGGCTGGTGGACCAGGGCGAGTTGGGGCGGGTGCTGCGCTTCGAGTCCCGGTTCGAGCGGTTCCGTCCGACGATCAAGCCAGGCTGGCGGGAGCTGGCCGGCCCCGAGGAGGCCGGCGGCGCCCTGTTCGACCTCGGCGCGCACCTCATCGACCAGGCGGTGCAGCTCTTCGGCCGGGTCGACCGGGTCTACGCGGAGGTGGACCGTCGCCGCGCGGGCGCCCTGGTCGACGACGACGCGTTCGTGGCGTTGACGCACACCAGCGGGGTCCACTCGCACCTCTGGATGAGCGCGGTGACCGCCCAGCTCGGGCCGCGACTGCGGTTGCTGGGCGACCGGGCCGCGTACACGAGTTACGGGCTGGACGTGCAGGAGGCGGCGCTCCACGACGGCGGCCGACCGGACCAGCCGGGCTGGGGCGAGGTCCCGCCGGAGCGGTACGGCATGCTCGGCGTCGACGGTGACCTGCGGTCGGTGCCGACCGAGCCCGGCGCGTACCAGAGCTTCTACGCGCAGGTGGCGACGGCACTGCGCGAGGGCGCGCCGATGCCGGTGGACCCACGGGACTCGGTCGACACGGTTGAGCTGATCGAGTTGGCGCACCGGTCCGCGGTCGAGGGCGTGGTGCTGCCGGTCCCGACCGCCTGA
- a CDS encoding AAA family ATPase, giving the protein MSGRGEWTLVGRDDELKTIEAVVSAQLPGLVLVGDAGVGKTRLLREALARAAQDEVECHWVSATGAARSIPFGAVSHLIPAQTRPRADPVGLVVSVERDFARRGGGRPVMIGIDDAHLLDEPSAGLLHQLAVHGLATAVATVRAGEPLSDALTSLWAGSGRRLDVRPLPATAVDHLLEEAAPGPLDAISRRRLRHLADGNPLLLRELLADAMDTGGLRESRGVWRWRGTGSGSPRLAELVSARLRALEPAARQVLEVVACGEPLSLALLERFTDPVAIEAAERSGMVVAERSGARTALRMAHPLYGEALRASMPASRSRTVFGQLADVLARMPLRRRDDALVAGVWQLRSGSVRHPGIALAAARQAIDRFDIDLAERLARTAYDAGQGWEAQWLLARVLQYQARSQEAFDMLPPAPPPGSKRLAIWAITRAGLLYWGLDRIDEAHETLRMVPADSPGHDLAEATRSWVLFYDGRCEAALAVGQAVLARPDTGVRAASWATMGAASAAGMLGRLGLAAELAERGRAVLAAEPERLPWNEAQVGLGLCYARYAAGELAGAAELADQGYRAAVGSDARGMVAVWAGFRGIIAKAQGRLDAAEADLREAIALVEENDQYHLVRTYWAELAGVRALAGDLPGARRWLAAADARERTANRIFHPWVELNRAWVDAAEGDLTAAIRTARHAADLARGSEQPTIEAVALYECARLGAPESVLDRLTALADRLGGLASTLASAADGLVRDDGPALETAAGALIVRGHTLLAAEALGAAARAYARRGRPRVAVAQRAATLARDCRAVRTPLLTATAPGAEQATLTRRERDVALLAVTLPSRSIADRLGLSVNTVNNNLARVFTKLGVRNRRELALVLGHDRPGASDRSPGAFHPPQ; this is encoded by the coding sequence ATGTCGGGACGTGGCGAATGGACGCTCGTCGGCCGCGACGACGAGCTGAAGACCATCGAGGCCGTCGTGTCGGCACAGCTGCCCGGGTTGGTCCTGGTCGGTGACGCCGGGGTGGGCAAGACTCGGCTGCTTCGGGAGGCGCTCGCCCGGGCTGCCCAGGACGAGGTGGAGTGTCACTGGGTCTCCGCGACGGGAGCGGCCCGGTCCATCCCGTTCGGCGCGGTCTCCCACCTGATCCCCGCGCAGACCCGACCTCGTGCGGACCCGGTGGGGCTGGTCGTCAGCGTGGAGCGCGACTTCGCCCGGCGTGGCGGCGGCCGGCCGGTGATGATCGGCATCGACGACGCGCACCTGCTGGACGAGCCCTCGGCAGGGCTGCTGCACCAACTCGCCGTGCACGGCCTGGCGACCGCGGTGGCGACGGTCCGGGCAGGCGAGCCGCTCTCCGATGCCCTCACCTCGCTGTGGGCGGGTTCCGGCCGGCGACTGGACGTACGCCCGCTGCCGGCCACCGCAGTGGATCACCTGCTCGAGGAGGCCGCGCCCGGTCCGCTCGACGCGATCAGCCGCCGCCGGCTACGGCACCTCGCCGACGGCAATCCGCTGCTGCTGCGGGAGTTGCTGGCCGACGCGATGGACACCGGTGGGTTACGCGAGTCGCGGGGGGTCTGGCGCTGGCGCGGAACCGGGTCGGGCAGTCCTCGGCTGGCCGAGCTGGTCAGTGCCCGGCTGCGAGCCCTGGAGCCGGCCGCCCGCCAGGTGCTGGAGGTGGTGGCCTGCGGCGAACCGCTCTCCCTGGCCCTGCTCGAACGGTTCACCGACCCGGTCGCCATCGAGGCCGCCGAACGCAGCGGGATGGTCGTCGCGGAACGCTCCGGTGCCCGTACGGCGCTGCGGATGGCCCACCCGCTCTACGGGGAGGCGCTGCGCGCCAGCATGCCGGCCAGTCGGTCCCGCACCGTGTTCGGGCAGCTCGCTGACGTGCTGGCGAGGATGCCGCTGCGCCGGCGTGACGACGCGCTGGTCGCCGGGGTGTGGCAACTGCGCTCGGGTAGCGTCCGGCATCCGGGCATCGCGCTGGCCGCTGCCCGCCAGGCGATCGACCGGTTCGACATCGACCTGGCCGAACGGTTGGCCCGCACGGCGTACGACGCGGGACAGGGCTGGGAAGCGCAGTGGCTGCTGGCCCGGGTGTTGCAGTACCAGGCGCGCAGCCAGGAGGCATTCGACATGCTTCCGCCGGCCCCACCACCAGGCAGCAAACGTCTCGCCATCTGGGCGATCACCCGCGCCGGGCTGCTCTACTGGGGCCTGGACCGGATCGACGAGGCGCACGAGACGCTGCGAATGGTGCCGGCGGATTCGCCGGGCCACGACCTGGCCGAGGCCACCCGGTCGTGGGTGCTGTTCTACGACGGCCGGTGCGAGGCGGCACTGGCCGTCGGGCAGGCCGTGCTGGCCCGGCCCGACACCGGCGTACGGGCGGCCAGTTGGGCGACCATGGGCGCGGCCTCGGCAGCCGGGATGCTCGGTCGGCTCGGGCTCGCCGCCGAGCTGGCGGAGCGGGGCCGTGCGGTGCTCGCCGCCGAACCCGAGCGTCTGCCGTGGAACGAAGCCCAGGTCGGGTTGGGGCTCTGCTACGCCCGGTACGCGGCCGGCGAGCTGGCCGGGGCCGCCGAGCTGGCCGATCAGGGCTATCGCGCGGCGGTCGGCAGCGACGCGCGAGGGATGGTCGCCGTGTGGGCGGGATTCCGGGGAATCATCGCCAAGGCGCAGGGTCGGCTCGACGCCGCCGAGGCCGATCTGCGGGAGGCCATCGCACTGGTCGAGGAGAACGACCAGTACCACCTGGTGCGGACGTACTGGGCCGAGCTGGCGGGCGTCCGCGCTCTCGCCGGTGACCTGCCCGGCGCTCGCCGCTGGCTGGCCGCAGCCGACGCACGGGAGCGGACCGCCAATCGGATCTTCCATCCGTGGGTGGAGCTGAATCGAGCCTGGGTGGACGCGGCCGAGGGCGATCTCACCGCCGCGATCCGTACCGCCCGGCACGCCGCCGACCTGGCGCGGGGCAGTGAGCAGCCGACCATCGAGGCGGTGGCGCTCTACGAGTGCGCGCGGCTGGGCGCGCCGGAGTCGGTACTGGACCGACTGACCGCTCTCGCGGACCGGCTCGGTGGCCTGGCGTCGACGCTCGCCAGCGCGGCCGACGGTCTGGTCCGCGATGACGGACCGGCACTGGAGACGGCCGCGGGCGCGCTCATCGTCCGTGGGCACACCCTGCTCGCCGCCGAGGCGCTCGGCGCCGCCGCCCGGGCGTACGCGCGGCGCGGCCGGCCCCGCGTGGCGGTCGCGCAGCGGGCCGCGACCCTGGCCCGGGACTGCCGGGCGGTCCGGACGCCGCTGCTCACCGCGACCGCCCCCGGCGCCGAGCAGGCGACGCTGACCCGGCGGGAACGGGACGTGGCCCTGCTCGCGGTGACCCTGCCGAGCCGCAGCATCGCCGATCGGCTGGGGCTGTCGGTCAACACCGTCAACAACAACCTGGCCCGCGTCTTCACGAAGCTCGGCGTTCGCAACCGCCGGGAGCTGGCCCTGGTGCTCGGCCACGATCGGCCGGGGGCATCGGACAGGTCACCGGGTGCGTTTCATCCTCCACAGTAG
- a CDS encoding nitronate monooxygenase produces MSVLSTLRHPIIAAPMAGGPSTPALAAAVSAAGGLGFLAAGMIDTERLAADVAEVRARTDRPFGVNVFLPDPGSVDEAAIQGYAERLAPQAAARGVSLGEPVGGDDAYPEKLAALLADPVPVVSFVFGLPDRAAVAALRERGTEVWATVTGPEAATVAADLGVDAVVVQGTEAGGHRGGLPDDDDYALLPLLRLAAARCDRPLVAAGGLVDGPAVAAVLAAGAAAAQLGTAFLRCPEAGSSPMHRAAVASARPTALTRSYTGKQARGVANDFLRQHDAAAPAGYPQVLHLTRPLLAAARRDEDTSVANLWAGQAHPLARDLPAAEVVATVSAGARAALAAVVERSTRWG; encoded by the coding sequence ATGTCCGTGCTGTCCACGCTGCGTCACCCGATCATCGCCGCCCCGATGGCTGGCGGCCCGTCCACGCCGGCGCTCGCGGCAGCCGTCTCCGCGGCCGGTGGGCTGGGCTTCCTGGCCGCCGGGATGATCGACACCGAGCGACTCGCCGCCGACGTCGCCGAGGTCCGCGCGCGCACCGACAGGCCGTTCGGTGTCAACGTCTTCCTGCCCGACCCCGGCTCGGTCGACGAGGCTGCCATCCAGGGGTACGCCGAGCGGCTCGCGCCGCAGGCCGCTGCGCGTGGGGTGAGCCTGGGCGAGCCGGTGGGCGGCGACGACGCGTACCCGGAGAAGTTGGCCGCGCTGCTCGCGGATCCGGTCCCGGTCGTGTCCTTCGTGTTCGGGCTGCCCGATCGGGCAGCGGTGGCCGCCCTGCGCGAGCGGGGCACCGAGGTGTGGGCCACGGTCACCGGCCCGGAGGCCGCGACGGTCGCCGCCGACCTGGGCGTGGACGCGGTGGTGGTGCAGGGCACCGAGGCCGGCGGGCATCGCGGCGGCCTCCCGGACGATGACGACTACGCGCTGCTGCCGTTGCTCCGACTGGCTGCCGCCCGCTGCGACCGCCCGCTGGTGGCCGCCGGCGGCCTCGTCGACGGCCCCGCAGTGGCCGCCGTGCTGGCTGCCGGTGCCGCCGCCGCGCAGCTCGGCACGGCCTTCCTGCGCTGCCCGGAGGCGGGCAGTTCGCCGATGCACCGGGCGGCGGTGGCGAGTGCCAGGCCGACCGCCTTGACCCGGTCCTACACCGGCAAGCAGGCCCGCGGTGTGGCCAACGACTTTCTGCGCCAGCACGACGCGGCGGCGCCGGCCGGCTACCCCCAGGTGCTCCACCTGACGCGTCCGCTGCTCGCGGCCGCCCGCCGCGACGAGGACACATCGGTCGCGAACCTCTGGGCCGGGCAGGCCCACCCCCTCGCCCGGGACCTGCCGGCGGCCGAGGTGGTCGCCACGGTGAGTGCCGGCGCCCGGGCCGCGCTGGCCGCGGTGGTCGAGCGGTCGACCCGCTGGGGCTGA
- a CDS encoding CG0192-related protein → MALLHRATLRPTKLELLAAWLPGRPWFSGPTGVEVVSRGAYRFDDPAGEVGIETILVGTADGPVHQVPLTYRAAPLDGAAGWLVGTVEHSVLGPRWVYDGCADPVYAAALAHAVLAGGGQAEQYFEVDGRREVREPAMTVVVSGAGDADVPPAGAVRRVVDGDVTVIDTDSLELVVIRRPGAGADGGAGATLSGSWAGQPTTVPLAYVKTL, encoded by the coding sequence ATGGCACTGCTGCACCGGGCGACCCTGCGCCCTACGAAACTCGAATTGCTGGCGGCCTGGCTGCCCGGCCGGCCCTGGTTCTCGGGGCCGACCGGCGTCGAGGTGGTGAGCCGGGGCGCTTACCGCTTCGACGACCCGGCCGGCGAGGTCGGCATCGAGACGATACTTGTCGGCACCGCGGACGGGCCGGTCCATCAGGTCCCGCTCACCTACCGTGCCGCGCCTCTGGACGGTGCCGCCGGCTGGCTGGTCGGCACGGTCGAGCACTCGGTGCTCGGCCCACGCTGGGTGTACGACGGCTGCGCCGACCCGGTGTACGCCGCCGCGCTCGCCCACGCGGTCCTCGCCGGTGGCGGCCAGGCGGAGCAGTACTTCGAGGTCGACGGCCGGCGCGAGGTGCGCGAGCCGGCCATGACGGTCGTCGTCAGCGGCGCCGGTGACGCCGACGTGCCCCCGGCCGGCGCTGTCCGGCGGGTGGTCGACGGGGACGTCACTGTCATCGACACCGACTCCCTCGAGCTGGTCGTCATCCGTCGACCCGGCGCCGGGGCCGACGGGGGCGCCGGCGCCACCCTGAGCGGCAGTTGGGCCGGGCAGCCGACGACCGTGCCGTTGGCGTACGTGAAGACGCTCTGA
- a CDS encoding NYN domain-containing protein — translation MDQEDRIALFLDYENLALGARDHRGGAAFDFRPIADALAERGRVVVRRAYADWSYFDEDRRMLTRSHVELIEIPQRMGASRKNAADIKMAVDAIELAFERDYISTFVICSGDSDFTPLVHKLRELNKRVIGVGVEGSTSALLPPACDEFLYYDRLEGVDIPPTRSRRGRPTRQAGPDVRPPEPEIEREPEPEVDRRPVGEEPERDVDALAVLVAQTVAGLQGSANGEVTASRLKRTLLRKDPTFSESDYGFRTFGELLRHLAEHNVIELAEGPAKGDPEVSLPEHGDREVAFGLLRGVVADLGSSGNPVALSGLKNQLRRARPDFSEKKLGYRSFLQFCKAAATGGVVDLRWSPEADDYLLTIQG, via the coding sequence GTGGATCAAGAAGACCGGATCGCCCTTTTCCTCGACTACGAAAACCTCGCGTTGGGCGCTCGCGACCACCGTGGCGGCGCGGCCTTCGACTTCCGGCCCATCGCCGACGCGCTGGCCGAACGAGGTCGGGTGGTCGTCCGACGGGCGTACGCCGACTGGTCCTACTTCGACGAGGACCGCCGGATGCTCACCCGGTCCCACGTCGAGCTGATCGAGATCCCGCAGCGGATGGGGGCCTCCCGCAAGAACGCCGCGGACATCAAGATGGCCGTCGACGCGATCGAGTTGGCGTTCGAGCGCGACTACATCTCCACGTTCGTGATCTGCAGTGGCGACAGCGACTTCACCCCGCTGGTGCACAAGCTGCGCGAGCTGAACAAGCGGGTCATCGGGGTCGGGGTCGAGGGGTCGACGTCCGCGCTGCTCCCGCCGGCCTGCGACGAGTTCCTCTACTACGACCGGCTGGAGGGTGTGGACATCCCGCCGACCCGCAGCCGGCGCGGACGCCCGACCCGGCAGGCCGGCCCGGACGTTCGCCCGCCCGAGCCGGAGATCGAGCGGGAACCGGAGCCGGAGGTGGACCGGCGACCCGTCGGCGAGGAGCCCGAACGGGACGTGGACGCGCTCGCCGTGCTGGTTGCCCAGACGGTGGCCGGACTGCAGGGCAGCGCCAACGGCGAGGTCACCGCCTCCCGGCTCAAGCGCACCCTGCTGCGCAAGGACCCGACGTTCAGCGAGTCCGACTACGGTTTCCGCACCTTCGGCGAACTGCTGCGGCACCTCGCCGAGCACAACGTGATCGAGTTGGCCGAAGGCCCCGCGAAGGGTGATCCCGAGGTCTCGCTGCCCGAGCACGGCGACCGGGAGGTGGCGTTCGGTCTGCTCCGTGGTGTGGTGGCGGACCTCGGCAGCAGCGGCAACCCGGTGGCGCTGTCCGGTCTGAAGAACCAGTTGCGCCGGGCCCGACCCGACTTCAGCGAGAAGAAGCTCGGCTACCGCAGCTTTCTCCAGTTCTGCAAGGCCGCCGCCACGGGTGGCGTAGTCGACCTCCGCTGGAGCCCCGAAGCCGACGACTACCTGCTGACCATCCAGGGGTAG
- a CDS encoding DUF1062 domain-containing protein: MLTHWAVVPTCLPLVCRRCHACASERFRPSGKFRVNANHKLLDVWLLVRCTACGVTAKLTLLERVTVRSVRPWLLDRLHHNDPGLTARLLQNPLVQRRNHIALDWDDAWCLDTGGSDHLDRETVDVAVRFAAQIPVRPVRLIADGFGLSRAEVERLIVEGKLVSAVRLSSKLSGDFTFTLKR; the protein is encoded by the coding sequence GTGCTCACACACTGGGCCGTCGTGCCCACCTGCCTGCCGCTCGTCTGCCGTCGCTGCCACGCGTGCGCGTCCGAGCGCTTCCGGCCAAGCGGTAAATTCCGCGTCAACGCCAACCACAAGCTCCTCGACGTCTGGCTCCTCGTGCGCTGTACCGCCTGTGGGGTAACGGCCAAGCTCACGCTCCTGGAGCGGGTGACCGTGCGCTCCGTACGACCCTGGCTGCTGGACCGGCTGCACCACAACGACCCTGGACTGACCGCCAGGCTGCTCCAGAACCCGCTCGTGCAGCGCCGTAATCACATCGCCCTCGACTGGGACGACGCCTGGTGTCTCGACACCGGCGGGTCGGATCACCTGGACCGCGAGACGGTCGACGTCGCGGTCCGCTTCGCGGCGCAGATCCCGGTCCGGCCGGTGCGACTGATCGCTGACGGTTTCGGTCTTTCACGGGCCGAGGTCGAGAGACTGATCGTGGAGGGGAAACTCGTTTCGGCAGTCCGGTTGAGCAGCAAGCTCTCCGGTGACTTCACGTTCACCCTGAAGCGCTGA
- a CDS encoding response regulator transcription factor gives MPAVTRVVLAEDEVLLREGLVALLTRFEFAVCAAVGSAPELLDAAREHEPDLVLTDIRMPPGRRDDGLRAAVALRAERPHLPVVVLSQYVQTGYAAALLDSGDGQRVGYLLKDRVAEVTEFVDTLRRVAAGGTAIDPDVVRQLLHRPRDPLAALSAREREVLALLAEGRSNASIAARLHVSEAAVGKHVGNILLKLDLPPSDDTNRRVLAVLTYLRSDPAG, from the coding sequence GTGCCGGCGGTGACGCGGGTGGTGCTCGCCGAGGACGAGGTGCTGCTCCGCGAGGGCCTGGTCGCGCTGCTGACCCGCTTCGAGTTCGCGGTGTGCGCCGCCGTCGGCTCCGCTCCCGAACTGCTGGACGCGGCCCGCGAACACGAACCGGACCTGGTGCTGACCGACATCCGGATGCCGCCGGGCCGCCGCGACGACGGGCTCCGCGCGGCCGTCGCGTTACGCGCCGAGCGGCCCCACCTGCCGGTCGTGGTGCTCAGCCAGTACGTGCAGACCGGGTACGCGGCGGCACTGCTGGACAGCGGCGACGGTCAGCGGGTGGGCTACCTGCTCAAGGACCGGGTCGCCGAGGTCACCGAGTTCGTCGACACGCTGCGCCGGGTCGCGGCCGGCGGCACCGCCATCGACCCGGACGTGGTCCGGCAACTGCTGCACCGGCCACGCGACCCGCTCGCCGCGCTCTCCGCCCGTGAACGCGAGGTCCTGGCGCTGCTGGCGGAGGGCCGGTCCAACGCGTCGATCGCCGCCCGCCTGCACGTCAGCGAGGCCGCGGTCGGCAAGCACGTCGGCAACATCCTGCTGAAACTCGACCTGCCGCCCAGCGACGACACCAATCGAAGGGTGCTCGCGGTGCTCACCTACCTGCGCAGCGACCCGGCGGGCTGA